Proteins encoded by one window of Cannabis sativa cultivar Pink pepper isolate KNU-18-1 chromosome 4, ASM2916894v1, whole genome shotgun sequence:
- the LOC133036584 gene encoding CRIB domain-containing protein RIC6 — MYIKMSNNNNKMKGLLKGLRYISQIFDNEKEPEMQIGFPTDVKHVAHIGWDGPSVNSPSWMNEFKSPTAFANGPLSLTSGEDPNRRTTRLPNSPARDLPELPKSSRSRHTSTATAAGIGADSPTREKTEKTKHRRSSKNTTDSPRRSSDSSLAIDSPVRNSPDIPKKTRRKKSKESNPGVGGVSGSSRLRSSKTRANNNDNADQFMSAFSDPGPGSGSVSVPDLISKAKEKSDRNNRQKPKCHESEDIKGLIT, encoded by the exons atgtatataaaaatgtctaacaacaacaataagatGAAGGGCTTGTTGAAAGGCTTAAGATACATCTCTCAAATATTTg ATAATGAAAAAGAACCAGAAATGCAGATAGGTTTTCCAACTGATGTGAAGCATGTGGCCCATATAGGCTGGGATGGTCCCTCTGTAAATTCTCCCAGCTgg ATGAACGAGTTCAAATCACCCACTGCTTTCGCCAACGGACCATTAAGTCTCACCAGCGGCGAAGATCCTAATCGGAGAACTACACGTCTACCAAATTCTCCGGCTAGAGACTTACCTGAATTGCCAAAATCATCAAGATCGCGTCATACATCCACGGCGACAGCGGCTGGAATCGGCGCCGACTCTCCGACGAGAGAAAAAACGGAGAAGACGAAGCACAGAAGATCTTCAAAAAATACAACGGATAGTCCGAGACGATCCTCTGATTCGAGTTTAGCGATTGATTCTCCGGTGAGAAACTCGCCCGATATTCCCAAAAAAACTCGCCGGAAGAAATCTAAAGAATCTAATCCCGGCGTCGGTGGAGTAAGTGGATCGTCGAGGTTAAGATCATCAAAAACACGtgctaataataatgataatgcgGATCAATTCATGTCTGCTTTTTCGGATCCGGGTCCCGGGTCGGGTTCGGTATCCGTACCCGATTTAATATCCAAAGCTAAGGAGAAAAGTGATCGTAATAATCGACAAAAGCCAAAATGTCATGAATCGGAAGATATTAAAGGGTTAATTACATGA